A section of the Castanea sativa cultivar Marrone di Chiusa Pesio chromosome 12, ASM4071231v1 genome encodes:
- the LOC142619148 gene encoding LRR receptor-like serine/threonine-protein kinase EFR, with product MPPHQTNLCASSCSIDLHVILLFSIWLLCLQPTITTTAPTNETDRLALLKFKESVTHDPYKILSSWNNSMHFCNWLGITCGRRHQRVTRLELKSYELHGSISPYVGNLTFLMVIRLYNNSFCGEIPQKICHLFRLQQLRLTSNMLEGEIPSSLSNCSNLMFINIALNKLKGRIPSKLGNLMKLKELVLQDNNLTGGIPPSLGNLSSVTILGVADNNLGGNIPDAIGQLKSLIALAISTCKLSGTIPSSLYNVSSLQIVAVVGNQLNGTLPANMGINLPNLQQLLFGENEFSGPIPTSLCNATHLRRVFLPWNNILGSVPTTLGNLLDLHDLVLTNNNLGRSLKFLTYLTNCSKLGIMTLNSNRFGGVLPNSIANLSNQLTFLSLGQNEISGTIPASLANLDKLIALGLDYNHFTGIIPASFGRFQKMQVLGLSGNSLSGEIPTSIGNLTELFQLYLNENLFEGTIPPSIVNCQLLQLLDISLNKVNGSIPQHPGLFSLSLVFLNLSHNSLTGKLPFEVANLKNINELDVSNNHLSGEIPTSIGSCLILEHLYLQGNSFKGAIPSSLASLRGLRRLDVSQNNLSGSLPKGLEMLPFLEFLNLSFNNFEGEVPTEGIFKNTSVISLIGNTNLCGGIPQLQLPKCPVKVTKPRSSIRFKLAIIIISLVLFFILFSFLFVLYWMKKSKKKSCSMVPTIDLLLNVSYKELYQATNGFSPNNLIGSGSFGSVYKGVLDQEERLVAIKVLNLQHKGASKSFMAECNALRNIRHRNLVKILTCCSSMDYGGNQFKALVFEFMTNGSLDIWLHPGIPNEDQSRNLSLLQRLNVAIDVASAIDYLHNHSAQPIIHCDLKPSNVLLDHDMVAHVSDFGLARFLSITDGSSAKQTSSIGIKGSIGYAAPEYGMSGEASMEGDVYSYGILLLEMFLGKRPTDEMFKNDFNLHNFAKMGLPERVVQIVDPILLPREVVATPIAIVATREDNNDNEIHVDEDAQGSIANLSQMDANMHKCLVSILEIGLACSMESPKERMKMEEVTRELHLIKNAYLGCGIRSGQ from the exons ATGCCGCCTCACCAAACGAATTTGTGTGCATCATCTTGTTCTATAGACCTTCATGTGATTCTTCTCTTTTCCATATGGCTACTTTGCTTGCAACCCACCATTACCACCACTGCTCCAACAAACGAGACTGATCGTTTGGCTTTGCTCAAATTCAAAGAATCAGTAACTCATGATCCATATAAAATATTGAGCTCATGGAATAATTCTATGCACTTCTGTAATTGGCTTGGAATCACATGTGGCCGCAGGCATCAAAGAGTTACTCGCttggagctaaaaagctacgAGTTACACGGATCCATATCACCTTATGTTGGAAACCTCACCTTTTTAATGGTCATCCGCCTCTATAATAACAGCTTCTGTGGTGAAATTCCACAAAAAATCTGCCATTTGTTCCGATTGCAACAACTAAGGCTTACCAGTAACATGTTGGAAGGGGAAATACCATCTAGCTTGTCCAACTGCTCCAACCTTATGTTCATAAATATTGCTTTGAATAAGCTTAAAGGGAGGATTCCATCAAAGCTAGGCAATTTGATGAAGCTGAAAGAGCTTGTGCTTCAGGATAACAATTTGACAGGAGGGATCCCACCATCTCTAGGAAATCTTTCGTCAGTCACAATTCTTGGTGTTGCGGACAATAATTTGGGGGGAAATATTCCAGATGCCATAGGCCAATTAAAAAGCTTAATAGCGCTTGCAATTTCGACCTGTAAATTGTCAGGTACGATCCCTTCCTCTCTTTATAATGTTTCATCTCTCCAAATCGTTGCAGTTGTAGGAAACCAACTTAATGGCACACTTCCAGCCAACATGGGCATCAATCTTCCTAATCTCCAACAACTTCTATTTGGTGAAAATGAGTTCTCTGGGCCAATTCCTACATCATTATGCAATGCAACTCATCTTCGAAGAGTTTTTTTACCTTGGAACAATATTTTGGGATCAGTTCCAACCACTTTGGGAAATCTGTTGGATCTTCACGATCTAGTTTTAACTAACAATAATTTAGGAAGGAGCTTGAAATTCTTAACATATTTGACAAACTGTAGCAAACTAGGCATCATGACCTTAAATAGCAACCGATTTGGAGGCGTTTTGCCCAATTCTATAGCCAACTTGTCCAACCAACTCACTTTTTTATCTTTGGGACAGAATGAAATATCTGGAACTATTCCTGCATCATTAGCAAACCTCGACAAATTAATTGCCTTGGGCTTAGATTATAACCACTTCACAGGAATCATTCCAGCTAGTTTCGGGAGATTTCAGAAGATGCAAGTATTGGGTTTAAGTGGAAACAGTCTATCTGGAGAAATACCAACCTCTATAGGCAACCTTACTGAGTTGTTCCAACTCTATTTAAATGAAAACCTATTTGAAGGAACCATACCTCCAAGTATTGTAAATTGCCAACTTTTGCAGCTCTTAGACATTTCATTAAATAAAGTTAATGGATCCATACCTCAGCATCCTGGtcttttttccctttcactAGTATTCCTTAATTTGTCACATAACTCGCTTACTGGCAAACTTCCATTTGAAGTTGCTAAtctgaaaaatattaatgaactgGATGTCTCTAACAATCATTTGTCTGGTGAAATTCCAACATCTATAGGAAGTTGTTTGATCTTGGAACATCTTTACTTGCAAGGGAACTCCTTCAAAGGAGCCATACCATCATCTTTGGCTTCTTTGAGAGGTCTTCGGCGTCTAGATGTTTCACAAAATAACCTATCAGGATCCCTTCCAAAGGGTTTAGAGATGCTTCCctttttagaatttttgaatCTTTCATTCAATAATTTTGAGGGTGAGGTACCAACTGAAGggattttcaaaaacacaagtgttaTATCATTGATTGGAAATACTAACCTTTGTGGTGGTATACCACAATTGCAGTTGCCAAAATGCCCTGTAAAAGTCACTAAACCCAGAAGTTCCATTCGATTCAAACTAGCAATTATAATTATTTCCCTTGTATTATTCTTCATTTTGTTTTCAttcctttttgttctttattggatgaaaaaatcaaaaaagaaatcatgTTCTATGGTTCCAACAATAGACCTCCTTCTAAATGTGTCATACAAAGAACTCTATCAAGCAACTAATGGATTTTCTCCAAATAATTTAATTGGGTCGGGCAGTTTTGGCTCTGTATATAAAGGAGTTCTTGATCAAGAAGAAAGACTAGTTGCTATAAAGGTCCTTAACCTTCAACACAAGGGAGCTTCCAAAAGTTTCATGGCTGAATGCAATGCATTACGAAATATTAGGCATCGAAATCTTGTTAAGATATTAACATGTTGCTCTAGCATGGATTATGGTGGAAATCAATTCAAAGCACTAGTCTTTGAATTCATGACAAATGGGAGCTTAGATATTTGGCTGCATCCCGGGATACCCAACGAAGATCAATCGAGGAACTTAAGCCTTCTTCAAAGACTAAATGTTGCAATTGATGTGGCTTCTGCAATAGATTATCTTCACAACCATTCTGCACAACCTATCATTCATTGTGATTTAAAGCCAAGCAATGTTCTTCTTGACCATGACATGGTTGCTCATGTAAGCGATTTTGGTTTAGCGAGATTCCTCTCAATTACTGATGGTTCTTCTGCAAAGCAAACTAGCTCAATTGGGATAAAGGGGTCAATTGGTTATGCTGCTCCAG AGTATGGCATGAGTGGTGAGGCATCGATGGAAGGGGATGTGTATAGCTATGGAATATTACTACTAGAGATGTTTCTAGGAAAGAGACCCACTGatgaaatgtttaaaaatgatttcaatCTTCACAATTTTGCTAAAATGGGATTGCCGGAAAGAGTTGTTCAAATTGTGGACCCAATCCTTTTACCCAGAGAAGTTGTCGCAACACCAATTGCAATTGTGGC